The sequence CGACGAATATGGCGGCGTGGACGGTCTCGTGACCATCGAGGATCTGATCGAACAGGTCATCGGGGAAATCGAGGACGAACACGACGTGGACGAGGGCAAGAACTGGACGGTGGAGAAACCCGGCGTCTACCTCGCCCTGGCAAAGACCCCGCTGGACGAGTTCGAGGCCGAGATCGGTCATTCCCTGACGGACCACGATACCGTGGACGAAGAGGAAATCGATACGCTGGGCGGGCTGGTCTTCATGCTTTCGGGCCGCGTGCCGGCGCGCGGAGAAGTCGTGCTGCACCCCGACGGGCCGGAGTTCGAGGTGATCGAGGCCGATCCGCGCCGGATCAAGAGACTGCGGGTACGGACCACCGGAGCTTCGGGATGACCCGACGCCTCGCGGCGTGGCAGGTACTCCTTCTGGCGGCGCTTTTCGGGGCAGGGGCCGCTTTTGGCCAGCAACCCTACGACCTGCCGCCACTCATGCTGCTGGGACTGATCGGTGCCGCCTGGCTGTTCGTTGGGCGCGTGACACCGGGACAGGCGGCATGGACCGGCTGGGCGTTCGGGCTGGGCTACTTCATGCACGCGCTGCAATGGATCGTCTCGCCCTTCATGGTGGACGTGGCGCGTCACGGCTGGATGGCGCCCTTCGCGCTGGTGTTCCTGGCGGCAGGGATGGCGCTGTTCTGGGGCGCGGCGTTCTGGGGCGGGCGCAAGCTGTCGCGCACGGGCCCCTGGGCGCTGATCCCCTGCTGGGTCGCGGCGGAACTGGTGCGCGCCTACATCTTCACCGGGTTTCCATGGGCAAGCCCCGCGCAATCGACGGTCGGTGTTCTTGCCGGGCAGACGCTGGCCTGGATCGGACCGCACGGTCTGAACGTGATCCTGATCGGCGCGGCGGTCTGGGGGGCGACGGCCCTGACATCGCGGCCAGCCCTGCACTGGCGCCTGCTGCGCGAGGCGAGCCTGCTGGTGCTGCTGGTGGCACTTCTGCTGCCCGTGCCCGATCGCGACGCACCGCTGTCGGGCCATACCATCCGACTGGTACAGCCGAATGCCGCGCAAAAGGACAAGTGGGATCCGGACAAGATCCCGGTGTTCTTCCAGCGCCAGCTGCAATACACGGCCGCCCCGCCCGAGGGAGCGGCGCCGGACCTCGTGCTGTGGTCCGAGACCGCGATCCCATGGAACCTCGAATGGGCCGGCACCGCGCTGGAGGAAATCGCCCGCGCCGGGGCTGACGCCCCCGTGGCGCTTGGCGTGCAGCGCAGCGACGACCTGCGCTATTTCAACGCGATGATCACCCTCGACCAGAGCGGCGCGGTCACCCAGACTTACGACAAGCACCATCTGGTACCCTTCGGCGAGTACATGCCGCTGGGCGACTTCCTGGCCCGGTTCGGCATCTACGGGCTGGCCGCCAACCAGGGCCACGGGTACACGGCCGGGCCCGGGGCGCGGCTGCTGGATTTCGGCCCGCTCGGCCGGGCGCTGCCGCTGATCTGCTACGAAGCGGTCTTTGCACATGACGTGAACGCGGCGCCGGAACGGCCCGATTTCCTGATCCAGATCACCAACGACGCCTGGTTCGGGCGCGGGGCGGGACCGCGACAGCATCTGGCGCAGGCGCGGATGCGGGCCATCGAACAGGGACTGCCGCTGGCGCGGGTGGCAAACACCGGGATCTCGGCCATGATCGACCCGCAGGGACGTGTGACCGCCAGCCTGCCGCTGAACACCGCCGGGTTCCTTGACGCGGCGCTTCCCGCGCCTGCCGCGGTGACGCCCTATCGCCGCACCGGGGACCTGCCGGTCGCGCTGTTCGTGCTGCTTGCACTGGCGGCCTGTGGCCTGCACGCCCGGCGGCGGGGGCAGGGCCGCCCTTAGCGATTGACCTTGGCGCAATGCCCCGATAAGCCAGCGAAATCGCGCCACAACGGCTTCCTGACGTGGCGTCTGCATTTTAACTGGAGCACGACATGTCCCGACAGAATTATACCTTCACCTCGGAATCCGTTTCCGAGGGGCACCCCGACAAGGTGTGCGACCGCATTTCAGACGCCATCCTCGATGCGTTCATTGCGGAGGAACCGGAAGCCCGCGTCGCGGCGGAGACTTTCGCCACCACCAACCGCGTGGTGATCGGAGGAGAGGTCGGGCTGTCCGACAAGTCCAAGCTGGACTCGTACCTCGAGAAGGTCGAGGACATCGCGCGGGCCTGCATCAAGGACATCGGCTACGAGCAGGACGAGTTTCACCACGCCACCTGCGAGATCACCAACCTGCTGCACCCGCAGTCGGCTCACATCGCGCAGGGCGTGAACGCGGCCGAGAACAAGGACGAAGGTGCGGGCGACCAGGGCATCATGTTCGGCTTCGCCACCGACGAGACGCCGGAACTGATGCCGGCGCCGATCCACTACGCGCATGCCATCCTGCGGCGCCTTGCCGAGGTGCGCAAGGACGGCTCCGAGCCGACCCTGCGCCCGGATGCCAAGAGCCAGCTTTCGGTCATCTACGAGAACGGCAAGCCGGTGGGCGTCAGCTCCATCGTGCTGTCGACCCAGCACGAAAGCGAAAGCCAGACCAGCGCCGATATCCGCGCCATCGTGGAACCCTAC is a genomic window of Sulfitobacter alexandrii containing:
- the lnt gene encoding apolipoprotein N-acyltransferase — encoded protein: MTRRLAAWQVLLLAALFGAGAAFGQQPYDLPPLMLLGLIGAAWLFVGRVTPGQAAWTGWAFGLGYFMHALQWIVSPFMVDVARHGWMAPFALVFLAAGMALFWGAAFWGGRKLSRTGPWALIPCWVAAELVRAYIFTGFPWASPAQSTVGVLAGQTLAWIGPHGLNVILIGAAVWGATALTSRPALHWRLLREASLLVLLVALLLPVPDRDAPLSGHTIRLVQPNAAQKDKWDPDKIPVFFQRQLQYTAAPPEGAAPDLVLWSETAIPWNLEWAGTALEEIARAGADAPVALGVQRSDDLRYFNAMITLDQSGAVTQTYDKHHLVPFGEYMPLGDFLARFGIYGLAANQGHGYTAGPGARLLDFGPLGRALPLICYEAVFAHDVNAAPERPDFLIQITNDAWFGRGAGPRQHLAQARMRAIEQGLPLARVANTGISAMIDPQGRVTASLPLNTAGFLDAALPAPAAVTPYRRTGDLPVALFVLLALAACGLHARRRGQGRP
- the metK gene encoding methionine adenosyltransferase, coding for MSRQNYTFTSESVSEGHPDKVCDRISDAILDAFIAEEPEARVAAETFATTNRVVIGGEVGLSDKSKLDSYLEKVEDIARACIKDIGYEQDEFHHATCEITNLLHPQSAHIAQGVNAAENKDEGAGDQGIMFGFATDETPELMPAPIHYAHAILRRLAEVRKDGSEPTLRPDAKSQLSVIYENGKPVGVSSIVLSTQHESESQTSADIRAIVEPYIREVLPEGWIRDDTVWHVNPTGTFVIGGPDGDAGLTGRKIIVDTYGGAAPHGGGAFSGKDPTKVDRSAAYAARYLAKNVVASGMAAKCTIQLSYAIGVSEPLSIYCDTHGTGEVEDAAVEKAIRSVMSLTPRGIREQLQLNKPIYARTAAYGHFGRAPEADGGFSWERTDLADKLKAAV